Proteins encoded by one window of Agelaius phoeniceus isolate bAgePho1 chromosome 3, bAgePho1.hap1, whole genome shotgun sequence:
- the LOC129118406 gene encoding T-cell activation Rho GTPase-activating protein isoform X5: MKVLSSCNTSKTLNAGNMESLIECQTEADAKKCPLSVPADTEDRLCLSNADATKKRKKVISQSFTLRQSLTKRNSSGQLDLGGKITLFGHPLALICGEDDTLPQPVQDLLAILYMKGPSTEGIFRKTANEKARKELKEDLNKGGNVDLKSKSVHLLAVVLKDFLRNIPSKLLSADLYEKWMQALEKPSKQEKIEELKEVADKLPRPNLVLLKLLLSLLHHISQNAETNRMDSSNLAICIGPNMLSPGTDSTLPLEVQKEMNDKVTVLVEFLINNCMEIFEGDVSFPACALAEESPEHTDSSTEQLCAAHQNDSAYDSPDPEAEGSPCTPEMEQAKGRSATVSRKYPTNISAPSLTNFRNDISTMDRRYSESDLSFQNCLDDTIRKQRLNKSEDNFPVQQKLLWMEALEERLAGLPSQLSTDSLPKTSSSCSLESSDGSVFTSSPIVSPSSPKKTFLNRPQSFSTKATEDGSTPSREIKKHSMSFSFANRRKTLIKTQSWGPGKPMFFQRDSFTKKEDQFSCRIVQEGSCNDDKQLPVEYQQRPRLRSVDEVFREIDQKNPRRPPSYEEAVKNCQAAKVPSQNLTVQTLRLAASNQDVLLPYPCSHSAQDTAYMDLRDLRSARVSATKDPYLETETFSIAVGVNSRVNLPVTPGVYRMRAMSESCQKNKLEYVAQRCSQPVFEVEQIQYAKESYV; this comes from the exons ATGAAAGTGTTAAGCAGCTGTAATACT TCAAAGACACTAAATGCTGGAAACATGGAGAGTCTGATTGAGTGCCAGACAGAG GCTGATGCCAAGAAATGTCCTCTGTCAGTCCCAGCAGATACTGAAGACAGACTCTGCCTCTCCAATG CAGAtgcaacaaagaaaagaaagaaggtgATATCACAGTCATTTACTCTGAGACAAAGCCTTACCAAAAGAAATTCCTCAGGACAGCTAGACTTGGGTGGTAAAATCACTCTGTTTGGCCATCCTCTGGCACTTATCTGTGGGGAAGATGACACACTGCCCCAGCCAGTCCAG gatCTCCTAGCCATATTATATATGAAAGGACCTTCTACTGAAGGGATATTCAGAAAAACTGCCAATGAGAAAGCACGAAAGGAGTTGAAGGAGGACCTAAACAAAGGCGGGAATGTTGATCTGAAAAGCAAATCTGTGCACCTGCTGGCAGTGGTTTTGAAG GACTTTCTCCGAAATATTCCCTCCAAACTCCTATCAGCTGACCTCTATGAGAAATGGATGCAAGCTCTAGAGAAGCCaagcaagcaagaaaaaatTGAAGAATTGAAAGA GGTGGCTGACAAGCTGCCGAGACCAAACCTCGTCTTGCTCAAGCTCTTGCTCTCTCTGCTCCACCACATCAGCCAAAATGCTGAGACCAACAGGATGGACTCCAGcaacctggccatctgcattggcCCAAATATGCTGAGCCCAGGCACGGACAGCACGCTCCCGCTGGAAGTGCAGAAGGAGATGAATGACAAG GTGACAGTGCTGGTGGAGTTCCTCATAAACAACTGCATGGAAATATTTGAGGGGGACgtttccttccctgcctgtgcctTGGCTGAGGAGTCACCAGAGCACACAGACAGCTCCACAG AACAACTCTGTGCAGCTCATCAGAATGACTCTGCCTATGACAGCCCAGATCCTGAAGCAGAAGGCAGCCCCTGTACCCCTGAAATGGAGCAGGCCAAAGGGAGGAGTGCTACTGTGAGCAGAAAATATCCAACAAATatctctgccccttccctgaCTAATTTCAGAAATGACATCAGCACAATGGACAGGAGGTACTCAGAGTCAGACCTGTCCTTCCAGAACTGCCTTGATGACACAATAAGGAAACAAAGGCTAAACAAAAGTGAGGACAATTTTCCAGTTCAGCAGAAACTGCTATGGATGGAGGCACTGGAGGAACGTCTTGCAGGCTTACCTTCACAATTATCAACTGACTCTCTACCCAAAACATCCTCCAGTTGCTCCCTGGAGAGCTCTGATGGCTCAGTTTTCACCAGCTCCCCCATAGTTTCGCCCTCTAGTcccaaaaaaacctttttaaataGGCCTCAGTCCTTTTCTACCAAGGCCACTGAAGATGGCAGTACACCTAGCAGAGAGATCAAAAAACATTCCATGTCATTCTCTTTTGCAAACCGCAGGAAAACACTAATAAAAACCCAGAGTTGGGGGCCTGGAAAACCCATGTTTTTTCAGAGGGACAGTTTCACAAAGAAAGAAGATCAGTTCTCCTGTAGAATTGTCCAGGAGGGCAGCTGTAATGATGACAAACAATTGCCTGTGGAATATCAGCAAAGGCCCCGTCTCAGGTCAGTTGATGAAGTGTTCAGAGAGATAGACCAGAAAAACCCTAGAAGACCACCGTCTTATGAAGAGGCTGTTAAAAACTGCCAGGCTGCTAAAGTTCCCTCTCAAAATCTCACGGTCCAGACTCTGAGATTAGCGGCATCAAACCAGGACGTTTTGCTGCCTTATCCATGCAGCCACAGTGCACAGGACACTGCATATATGGATCTGAGGGATCTACGCAGTGCCAGAGTTTCTGCAACAAAGGATCCTTACCTGGAAACTGAAACCTTCAGCATCGCTGTAGGAGTAAACTCCCGTGTAAATTTACCCGTGACCCCAGGAGTCTACCGGATGAGAGCCATGTCTGAGTCCTGTCAAAAGAACAAACTCGAATATGTGGCTCAGAGGTGCAGCCAGCCGGTTTTTGAGGTAGAGCAGATCCAGTATGCTAAGGAGTCCTATGTATAA